The window AAATTTATGCCTAGGGCCCAAATTTTGCTGAGAGACGGCCGGATGTCATCAGATGCAAGAAAGCTAGGAAACAAAGCTAAAGTTTGCTTCTTGTGTGGGAAGAGGTACTTCCGTGCTTGACTGAAAGAAAAGATTTTCTACAAGAAAAATTGTCCCCTTGTTTGTAAAGCCTCAAGTTGCGACAGCAATAACGACAAAAGTAGGCCAAAGAATTTGTCATTATTATGAGACTAGAGAGGTTTTACTGAGAAGTTTTCCGAGCGTGATATCAGCATTCGCTGTATCACAGTGATACAACAAATGGTTTGAACACAGTGATCTAGAACCCATTAGCTCAAATTTCATTGATCTGAACACGATGATCCTCATCCGCAGACCATTTTAGGGAATAATTAATTCTAGCGATTTTTTAACTGCCTGTACGAAGAACTTTATCAAAATTGGATTCAGTGTATCTTAACCAATCTTGATCAGTATGCGACTGATGATTCTATTTGATAAAAGTAATGCGGTGGCCCAACTTTATCTTAATTTCTATGTTGAAAGTAACCATTGTATTAttctataattataaatatatactgTGGAATCAAGATAACTTTGATATGCTAAGGGTCAAAAGAGGGCAGCCACTTTAGTAGTGGATTATACTAAATAAAGCTGATCGATTATTACATTGGAAAATAACATTGAACCTATCATGAAAGACAACCCTACTGGACCATGCCCCGAGTACTAAATGCTGATAAAAAGCAAGTACATGTTCCAAAGGAATTGAGTCCATATATACTCATTTGTGCTCATAGAGAAAAACTATATATCCACCGCTTAACTACAGTGATCCTTTGAGCAGAAGAAGCTAGCCATGTATTTCCTTCTCCAATACCTAAACATCACCACGGTCGGAGTCTTTGCCACACTTTTCCTTTCCTACTGTCTATTATTATGGAGGTCTAGAGCTGGTAACAAAAAAATAGCACCTGAAGCTGCTGCTGCATGGCCCATAATCGGTCACCTACACCTGTTAGCTGGTGGTTCTCATCAGCTTCCCCACATAACCTTGGGAAACATGGCCGACAAATATGGACCGGTCTTCACAATTCGGATTGGGTTGCATCGAGCTGTGGTGGTAAGTTCTTGGGAGATGGCTAAAGAATGCTCGACCGCCAATGACCAGGTTTCATCCTCGCGTCCCAAACTTTTAGCCGCAAAACATTTGGGCTACAACTACGCCATGTTTGGTTTCTCTCCATACGGTTCTTACTGGCGTGAAATGCGCAAGATAATCAGCCTAGAGCTACTCTCTAACAGCCGCTTAGAGCTGCTGAAGGACGTCCGAGCTTCAGAAGTGGTGACATCCATAAAAGAGCTATACAAGCTCTGggcagagaaaaaaaatgaatcggGCCTTGTCTCGGTGGAGATGAAGCAGTGGTTTGGAGACTTGACTCTGAACGTTATTCTTAGGATGGTGGCAGGGAAGCGTTATTTCAGTGCTTCAGATGCAAGTGAAAATAAACAGGCGCAGAGGTGCCGGAGAGTGTTCAGGGAATTCTTTCATTTGTTAGGGCTCTTTGCGGTGGCGGACGCTATTCCATTTCTTGGATGGCTCGACTGGGGGAGACAtgagaaaaccctaaagaagacAGCAATAGAAATGGACAGTATTGCTCAAGAATGGTTAGAGGAGCACCGTCGGAGGAAAGACTCCGGTGATGATAATAGTACGCAAGACTTCATGGATGTGATGCAGTCAGTTCTTGATGGCAAAAACCTTGGTGGTTACGACGCTGATACCATCAATAAAGCCACATGCCTGGTATGAGTTATTAATGAAACACCCACGTACCATTTATATTTGCATATTATCAGGGCTAGCTTCTTTTCCACAgacactttttcttttgtttatatgTTTTAATTGATGCATATtcactttcttcttctcttaatTAAATTGCAATAATTAAACatacaatttaaataaattttaaattttatttttaactaaaaacaaaagtatacatatacaaatatatacTGCTTTaagcaattaatttttaaaaattattctctgaGACAAG is drawn from Vitis riparia cultivar Riparia Gloire de Montpellier isolate 1030 chromosome 18, EGFV_Vit.rip_1.0, whole genome shotgun sequence and contains these coding sequences:
- the LOC117907680 gene encoding cytochrome P450 CYP82D47-like, whose protein sequence is MYFLLQYLNITTVGVFATLFLSYCLLLWRSRAGNKKIAPEAAAAWPIIGHLHLLAGGSHQLPHITLGNMADKYGPVFTIRIGLHRAVVVSSWEMAKECSTANDQVSSSRPKLLAAKHLGYNYAMFGFSPYGSYWREMRKIISLELLSNSRLELLKDVRASEVVTSIKELYKLWAEKKNESGLVSVEMKQWFGDLTLNVILRMVAGKRYFSASDASENKQAQRCRRVFREFFHLLGLFAVADAIPFLGWLDWGRHEKTLKKTAIEMDSIAQEWLEEHRRRKDSGDDNSTQDFMDVMQSVLDGKNLGGYDADTINKATCLTLISGGSDTTVVSLTWALSLLLNNRDTLKKAQEELDIQVGKERLVNEQDIGKLVYLQAIVKETLRLYPPGPLGGLRQFTEDCTLGGYHVSKGTRLIMNLSKIQKDPRIWSNPTEFQPERFLTTHKDVDPRGKHFEFIPFGAGRRACPGITFGLQILHLTLASFLHAFEFSTPSNEQVDMCESLGLTNMKSTPLEVLISPRLSSCSLYN